Proteins encoded within one genomic window of Paramisgurnus dabryanus chromosome 11, PD_genome_1.1, whole genome shotgun sequence:
- the fgf17 gene encoding fibroblast growth factor 17, with protein sequence MYGINQRCLYISFHFFVVWCHAQGEKNHPSPNFKQYVREQGSLTDQLSRRQVRVYQLYSRTSGRHVQIQGKRVTATAEDGNTFARLYVETDTFGSRVRIKGAESGRYLCMNRRGKLVGKPNGRGRDCIFTEIVLENNYTAFQNAKYEGWYVAFSRKGRPIKASRTRENQREVHFIKRLHKGPLPFPNSDQPKHFEFISFPPTRRAKRNRKPHAAS encoded by the exons ATGTATGGAATAAATCAGCGTTGTTTGTACat atCTTTTCATTTCTTCGTGGTGTGGTGTCATGCACAG GGGGAGAAGAATCACCCTTCTCCTAATTTTAAGCAGTATGTGAGGGAACAGGGCTCACTGACGGACCAGCTGAGCCGGCGGCAGGTTCGAGTCTATCAGCTGTACAGCCGGACCAGCGGTCGACACGTGCAGATCCAGGGCAAGAGGGTCACCGCTACGGCAGAGGACGGCAACACTTTCG CAAGACTTTATGTGGAGACAGACACGTTTGGAAGTCGTGTGAGGATCAAAGGAGCAGAGAGTGGCAGATACCTCTGTATGAACCGCAGGGGGAAACTGGTAGGCAAG CCTAATGGCAGGGGAAGGGACTGCATCTTCACAGAGATCGTACTTGAGAACAACTACACAGCCTTTCAGAACGCTAAATACGAAGGCTGGTACGTGGCCTTCAGCAGAAAAGGTCGGCCCATTAAGGCTTCCAGAACCAGGGAGAACCAGCGAGAGGTTCACTTCATCAAGCGCCTCCACAAAGGTCCACTTCCTTTCCCGAACTCGGACCAACCCAAACACTTTGAGTTCATCAGCTTTCCGCCAACCCGAAGGGCGAAGCGCAACAGAAAACCCCACGCTGCTTCCTAA